In Oscillospiraceae bacterium, a genomic segment contains:
- a CDS encoding FAD-dependent oxidoreductase: MKSVWESTVNPPQFERLSENVSTDVLIIGGGMAGVLCAYELQRRGIEYLLLEGRTIGRGTTRGTTGVLTAQHDARYTDLTARFGADKAKGYLNANLGAVKRFRSLAREVPCDFEERPSFQYTTVDPEPLKREAEAVNALGFPARFVIETPLPFPVSGAVVYPGMAQFHPLKFLYGIVRGLNIRENSFVYGVDGIRGGEITAYTLHGDIKAKRVVMAAHFPFIDRRGLYFMKMFQMRSFVIALENAPDFDGTYVNADSDTDDVRSGIYLRHYQGLLLAGGGDHRTGKQGGGFEAVRAFCRAYLPNVKEKYVWAAQDCMALDEVPYIGQYSPATPNLYVATGFNEWGMTSSMIAADILADLLSGRENPYAEVFTPRRSMLRKQFFINLGETLCNFVIPKSNRCSHLGCALKWNPFEHSWDCPCHGSRFDEHGGVIDNPAAKPARPPKKSRS; the protein is encoded by the coding sequence ATGAAATCCGTTTGGGAATCCACCGTGAATCCGCCGCAGTTTGAGCGGCTTTCGGAGAACGTCTCGACCGACGTATTAATCATCGGCGGCGGGATGGCCGGGGTATTGTGCGCCTATGAGCTGCAGCGGCGGGGTATCGAGTATTTGCTGCTTGAGGGCAGAACAATCGGGCGCGGAACAACCCGCGGAACAACCGGTGTTTTAACCGCACAGCATGACGCGCGTTATACCGATTTGACGGCCCGTTTCGGAGCCGATAAGGCAAAAGGATATTTGAATGCCAATCTCGGGGCTGTCAAACGGTTTCGGTCTCTTGCGCGGGAAGTGCCGTGTGATTTTGAAGAAAGACCCTCCTTCCAATATACAACGGTCGATCCGGAACCGCTGAAACGGGAGGCGGAAGCGGTAAATGCATTGGGCTTCCCGGCGCGGTTTGTCATCGAGACGCCGCTGCCGTTTCCGGTTTCGGGTGCGGTTGTCTATCCGGGCATGGCGCAATTTCACCCGCTGAAGTTTTTATACGGGATCGTGCGGGGACTGAACATCCGTGAAAACAGTTTTGTCTACGGTGTGGACGGCATCCGAGGCGGAGAGATAACTGCCTATACGCTGCATGGCGATATCAAGGCAAAACGGGTCGTGATGGCGGCGCATTTTCCGTTTATCGATCGGCGCGGACTCTATTTTATGAAGATGTTTCAGATGCGCTCGTTTGTGATCGCCCTTGAAAACGCACCGGATTTTGACGGGACATATGTGAATGCGGATTCCGATACGGACGACGTTCGAAGCGGTATTTATCTGCGCCATTATCAAGGTCTGCTGTTGGCGGGCGGAGGAGATCACAGAACGGGGAAACAAGGTGGCGGGTTTGAAGCCGTCAGAGCGTTCTGCCGTGCGTATCTGCCCAATGTGAAAGAGAAATATGTCTGGGCGGCACAGGACTGTATGGCGCTGGATGAAGTGCCGTATATCGGGCAATACAGCCCGGCGACGCCGAATTTGTATGTCGCTACCGGTTTTAACGAGTGGGGCATGACTTCTTCGATGATTGCCGCCGATATTTTAGCCGATCTGCTCAGCGGGCGTGAAAATCCGTATGCCGAGGTATTCACACCTCGGCGCAGTATGCTTCGGAAGCAGTTTTTCATCAACCTCGGAGAAACCCTGTGCAACTTTGTCATTCCGAAATCTAACCGCTGTTCACATCTCGGCTGTGCGTTAAAATGGAATCCCTTTGAGCACTCGTGGGACTGCCCCTGTCACGGATCGAGATTCGACGAGCACGGCGGCGTTATCGACAATCCCGCCGCAAAACCCGCGCGTCCGCCCAAAAAAAGTCGGTCTTAA
- a CDS encoding sugar phosphate isomerase/epimerase family protein: MKFGIYYAYWEHEWGGNFLPYIEKVKRLGFDILEVACGNFYLENNAFFDELRRVSEHNGITLTGGYGPRPEHNLASTDTAAVEKAFAFYADMFKKMEQAGIGSLGGAIYSYWPVNFAGDLDKAGDFERSVKSMKRLADMASNHGITLNMEALNRFEGYLINTAKEAIDYVKAVDKPNVKVMLDTFHMNIEEDSFTEAIESANGLLGHLHVGEANRKPPFEQGRMPWAEIGKALKKINYTGNVVMEPFVLPGGQVGKDISIWRDISEGATAADLDNAAAKSVVFLRKTFS, translated from the coding sequence ATGAAATTCGGAATTTATTATGCCTATTGGGAGCACGAATGGGGCGGCAATTTCCTCCCCTATATCGAAAAGGTCAAGCGACTCGGTTTTGATATCCTCGAGGTGGCCTGTGGCAATTTCTATCTTGAAAACAACGCCTTTTTTGACGAACTGCGCCGCGTCTCGGAGCATAACGGCATCACCCTGACCGGCGGTTACGGCCCCCGCCCCGAACACAACCTCGCCTCGACCGACACCGCCGCCGTCGAAAAAGCGTTTGCGTTTTACGCCGATATGTTCAAAAAGATGGAGCAAGCCGGAATCGGTTCTTTGGGCGGCGCAATCTATTCCTATTGGCCGGTCAATTTCGCCGGAGATCTCGACAAAGCGGGCGATTTTGAACGCAGCGTGAAGAGCATGAAGCGTCTGGCGGACATGGCATCGAACCACGGCATCACGCTGAACATGGAAGCGCTCAACCGCTTCGAGGGCTATCTGATCAACACCGCCAAAGAGGCGATTGACTATGTCAAAGCCGTCGATAAACCCAATGTCAAAGTCATGCTCGACACCTTCCATATGAATATCGAGGAAGACAGCTTCACGGAGGCGATCGAATCCGCAAACGGGCTGCTCGGGCATCTGCATGTCGGCGAAGCCAACCGCAAGCCGCCGTTTGAACAAGGCCGCATGCCGTGGGCGGAGATCGGCAAAGCGTTGAAAAAAATCAATTATACCGGCAATGTTGTCATGGAGCCGTTTGTGCTGCCGGGCGGACAGGTCGGAAAAGACATCTCCATCTGGCGCGACATCTCCGAGGGCGCGACCGCTGCCGACCTCGACAACGCCGCCGCAAAATCCGTGGTTTTTTTGCGCAAAACGTTTTCCTGA
- a CDS encoding thioredoxin domain-containing protein: MVHTNLLINETSPYLLEHAHNPVNWYPWGESAFAKAKLEDKPIFLSVGYSACHWCHVMARESFEDETVAEYLNNSFVSIKVDREERPDVDGVYMRACQALTGGGGWPMSIFMGDDKIPFFAGTYYPKDTFIQILEAVVKAWKHDRHTLLINGRQITKVVNEQQSAKKSLKPEDLTEKALTEFEESFDATYGGFGKAPKFPSAHNLLFLLTAAPEMAGKTLDSMYRGGMFDHIGGGFCRYSTDRYWLVPHFEKMLYDNALLAMAYLIGYEKTGKTLYRTVADRIFIWLEREMAAPDGGFYSSQDADSEGTEGKYYTFTPHELKLLLGETDGTQFCRRYGITSEDNFEGGSVPNLLNSTLEPDKIDEKIQSVYEYRRKRPAPHTDVKILTGWNALTAAAYAMAARILKSDIHRQTAQNTIDFMERRFIDNEMLFSGGTGGKRIGPGFLDDYAFLIFALIQMHQATLDDRYLKQAAELTDRVWTLFWDDENGGFFFSGTHNEQLFARPKETWDGAMPSGNSVMAYNLSRLSLLTEDEKTAERAEKQNRFVGGEAAAYPMGYAFYLYSRLPVKKVFCRLANPSDLNALHISSDWVFRLTTDPAYPAIEGQTTYYICENNTCYPPTNLPPTR; this comes from the coding sequence ATGGTGCATACCAATCTCCTGATCAACGAGACCAGTCCTTATCTGCTCGAACATGCCCACAATCCCGTAAATTGGTACCCGTGGGGCGAATCGGCTTTTGCAAAAGCCAAGCTCGAAGATAAGCCGATCTTTTTATCTGTCGGCTATTCGGCCTGTCATTGGTGCCATGTGATGGCACGGGAGAGTTTCGAGGACGAAACGGTGGCCGAATACCTGAACAATTCCTTTGTCAGCATCAAGGTCGACCGCGAGGAGCGTCCCGACGTCGACGGGGTCTATATGCGTGCCTGTCAAGCGCTGACCGGCGGGGGCGGCTGGCCGATGAGTATTTTTATGGGCGATGACAAAATCCCCTTTTTCGCCGGGACTTATTACCCCAAAGACACCTTCATTCAAATTCTTGAGGCCGTTGTAAAGGCCTGGAAGCACGACCGGCACACCCTTTTGATCAACGGACGCCAGATCACTAAAGTGGTTAACGAACAGCAATCCGCTAAAAAATCTTTGAAACCCGAAGACCTGACCGAAAAAGCGCTGACCGAATTCGAAGAGAGTTTTGACGCCACATACGGCGGCTTCGGCAAGGCCCCGAAATTCCCTTCGGCGCACAACCTGTTGTTTTTACTCACCGCAGCGCCTGAAATGGCCGGGAAAACGCTCGATTCAATGTACCGGGGCGGCATGTTCGACCACATCGGCGGCGGTTTTTGCCGTTATTCCACCGACCGGTACTGGCTGGTCCCTCATTTCGAAAAAATGCTCTATGACAACGCCCTGCTGGCAATGGCCTATCTCATCGGATATGAAAAGACCGGCAAGACGCTTTACCGCACCGTCGCCGATCGAATTTTTATCTGGCTGGAACGCGAGATGGCTGCACCGGACGGCGGTTTCTATTCTTCTCAGGACGCCGATTCCGAAGGCACCGAGGGCAAATATTATACCTTTACGCCGCATGAATTAAAACTGCTTTTAGGTGAGACCGACGGTACGCAATTCTGCCGCCGTTACGGCATCACCTCCGAAGATAATTTCGAAGGCGGAAGTGTTCCGAACCTGTTGAATTCGACGCTCGAACCGGATAAAATCGACGAAAAAATACAAAGTGTATATGAATATCGCAGAAAACGACCTGCGCCGCACACCGATGTCAAGATTCTGACCGGCTGGAATGCACTGACCGCCGCCGCCTATGCGATGGCTGCGCGCATCCTCAAATCCGATATCCACCGCCAAACCGCACAAAATACAATTGATTTTATGGAACGCAGATTCATTGATAACGAGATGCTTTTTTCCGGCGGCACCGGCGGCAAACGCATCGGCCCCGGTTTTCTAGATGATTATGCCTTTTTGATTTTCGCCCTGATACAGATGCATCAGGCCACACTCGACGACCGGTATTTAAAGCAGGCCGCCGAATTAACCGACCGCGTCTGGACTTTGTTTTGGGACGATGAAAACGGCGGTTTTTTCTTCTCCGGTACGCATAATGAGCAATTGTTCGCCCGTCCAAAGGAGACCTGGGACGGTGCGATGCCCTCCGGCAATTCGGTCATGGCCTATAACCTGTCACGGCTTTCCCTGCTGACCGAAGATGAAAAAACAGCGGAAAGAGCCGAAAAACAAAACCGATTCGTTGGCGGTGAAGCGGCTGCTTATCCGATGGGTTATGCGTTTTATCTGTATTCCCGGCTTCCGGTTAAAAAAGTGTTCTGCCGCCTTGCAAATCCGAGCGATCTCAACGCTTTGCATATCTCATCCGACTGGGTATTCCGGCTGACGACCGATCCGGCTTATCCCGCGATCGAGGGGCAGACAACCTATTACATCTGCGAAAACAACACCTGCTATCCTCCGACAAACCTGCCTCCCACCCGTTAA
- a CDS encoding MFS transporter, with amino-acid sequence MRKPSKQTLYKALFLVNFTGTSFTNNISGAATLFMTGFMLLLGAQDSDIGTLASVMTLMNVLQIFSYYVYRRLKSYKWVSAGLTILRYLIFYSKFFIAPFLSVPTSGKVLFVIICVCFESMFNALKGNGILSWNDTYIADNAKGSYYSIRNVIANVVGIICSLTIGRLLDTYGKQTFIYLIIAGVMISISVIETVSLLLVPDYRKEDEVKITLKQLLTIPVKDKKYLGFVIFSIWWNFSLLLATPYFNVYAVKTIGVSYTFIAAVGSVTMFVKVLVGRVWGKFGDKKGWKNILTFAGLGYALTNGIWMLMGPGTDYLYAVNFFFNGLCMIGVNIAIFNTNICLSDPDHRLIYLNFTAAVTGLFSFFGPRIGTAVVSAFQNVNISIFTLHLSSYQLLFMISGILQVMAVFYARYKIFGRQKCEIGPDRTKN; translated from the coding sequence ATGCGCAAGCCCTCCAAACAAACTTTATATAAGGCACTTTTTCTGGTAAACTTTACGGGCACCAGTTTTACAAATAATATATCCGGCGCCGCAACATTGTTTATGACCGGCTTTATGCTGCTGTTGGGTGCGCAGGACTCGGATATCGGAACACTGGCCTCAGTGATGACATTGATGAATGTGCTCCAGATATTTTCATACTATGTCTACCGGCGGCTGAAAAGTTATAAATGGGTCAGCGCGGGTCTGACGATTTTACGGTATCTGATCTTTTATTCAAAGTTTTTTATCGCACCGTTTTTATCGGTACCCACGTCGGGGAAGGTCTTATTTGTTATCATCTGCGTCTGCTTTGAAAGCATGTTCAACGCTTTGAAAGGCAACGGCATTTTGTCCTGGAATGATACGTACATCGCCGACAACGCAAAGGGTTCCTACTATTCCATCCGCAATGTTATCGCAAACGTCGTCGGCATCATCTGTTCACTGACCATCGGGCGGTTATTGGATACTTACGGCAAGCAGACTTTTATCTATCTGATCATTGCGGGTGTGATGATTTCAATTTCGGTCATCGAGACCGTCTCATTACTGCTTGTCCCCGATTACCGCAAAGAGGACGAGGTCAAAATCACGCTGAAGCAGCTGCTGACGATCCCCGTTAAGGATAAAAAATATTTGGGGTTTGTCATTTTTTCGATTTGGTGGAACTTTTCGTTGCTGCTCGCAACACCGTATTTCAATGTCTACGCCGTTAAAACCATCGGCGTTTCCTATACCTTTATCGCCGCCGTGGGCAGTGTGACCATGTTTGTAAAAGTGCTGGTGGGCCGGGTGTGGGGAAAATTCGGCGATAAAAAGGGCTGGAAAAACATTCTGACCTTTGCGGGACTCGGGTATGCGCTCACCAACGGGATCTGGATGCTGATGGGTCCGGGAACCGACTATCTGTATGCCGTCAATTTCTTTTTTAACGGCCTTTGTATGATTGGGGTCAACATTGCAATTTTCAACACCAACATCTGTCTCAGCGATCCCGATCACCGATTGATCTATCTCAATTTCACCGCAGCCGTCACCGGATTGTTCTCGTTTTTCGGACCGCGAATCGGTACGGCGGTGGTAAGTGCGTTCCAGAATGTTAATATTTCGATTTTCACGCTCCACCTCTCTTCCTATCAGCTGCTGTTTATGATCTCGGGGATCTTACAAGTCATGGCCGTGTTTTATGCGCGGTATAAAATATTCGGAAGACAAAAATGCGAAATCGGGCCGGACAGGACCAAAAACTGA
- a CDS encoding sialidase family protein, which yields MLITDKEALQRYQDRKWQGIPGIERTKKGRLFATFYSGGEGEGVGNFAVLLKSEDDGRNWSDLIAVSDPKEDKRAFDPCLFIDPKGRLWWFWAESTGRLFDGKCGVWCVRCDDPDADTLVWTVPRRIANGIMMNKPTVLKNGDWLLPCAVWNVEAYKDLPPTEAENEKKSNVYISRDEGESFLLYGQADVPNRAFDEHMTLELANGDLWMLVRTKYGIGKSVSHDGGKTWTPGEDSGLGGPDSRFFIRRLPSGRILLVNHYQFTGRDHMTAMLSEDECKTWKGFLLLDERDKVSYPDATFDNNGNIYIIYDRDRRGAGEILMAKVTEEDILAGQLVNPDSRLKQIVSRL from the coding sequence ATGCTGATTACCGACAAAGAGGCGCTGCAGCGTTATCAAGATCGAAAATGGCAGGGGATTCCCGGTATTGAGCGGACGAAAAAAGGCCGCCTTTTCGCGACGTTTTACAGCGGCGGAGAAGGTGAAGGCGTCGGAAATTTTGCCGTGTTGTTGAAAAGCGAGGACGACGGGCGGAATTGGAGTGATTTAATCGCCGTTTCCGATCCGAAAGAAGATAAACGCGCCTTTGACCCCTGTCTGTTTATCGATCCCAAAGGCCGGCTGTGGTGGTTTTGGGCGGAATCAACAGGCCGGTTGTTTGATGGGAAATGCGGCGTTTGGTGCGTGCGTTGTGACGATCCCGATGCGGATACGCTTGTGTGGACCGTTCCGCGAAGAATTGCCAACGGCATTATGATGAACAAGCCCACCGTTTTGAAAAACGGCGACTGGCTGCTGCCCTGCGCGGTATGGAACGTGGAGGCCTATAAAGACCTGCCGCCGACTGAAGCCGAAAATGAAAAGAAATCAAACGTTTATATCTCCCGCGATGAGGGTGAGAGCTTTTTGCTGTACGGGCAGGCGGATGTGCCGAATCGTGCGTTCGACGAACACATGACGCTGGAACTTGCGAACGGCGATTTATGGATGCTGGTGCGCACGAAATACGGCATCGGGAAGAGCGTTTCCCACGACGGCGGAAAGACCTGGACACCCGGTGAAGACAGCGGACTCGGCGGCCCGGATTCCCGTTTTTTCATCAGGCGGCTGCCGTCGGGACGGATTTTGCTGGTCAATCATTATCAGTTCACGGGCCGCGACCACATGACCGCAATGCTGTCCGAAGACGAGTGTAAAACCTGGAAAGGTTTTTTGCTGCTGGACGAGCGGGATAAAGTCTCTTATCCCGATGCGACTTTCGATAACAACGGCAATATCTACATCATCTATGACCGCGACCGCAGAGGCGCAGGTGAGATTTTAATGGCAAAAGTGACCGAGGAAGATATTCTCGCGGGGCAATTGGTGAATCCGGACAGCAGATTAAAACAAATTGTCAGCAGGCTTTAA